A stretch of Xenopus laevis strain J_2021 chromosome 8S, Xenopus_laevis_v10.1, whole genome shotgun sequence DNA encodes these proteins:
- the XB5726464.S gene encoding mRNA decay activator protein ZFP36L1, producing the protein MPSNMLSSLLSPFQEMDTNLSKELMSLLSERRFNISPTEEQESTYLSCPINLNKNEKSWKKLTEFSVETKERLWNCNNQLSVPSPLCRIPFLADRSVSMIEESKNLLSPPKPLSSRYKTELCRTFHEIGSCKYGSKCQFAHGSEELRGLNRHPKYKTELCQTYHTIGFCPYGSRCHFIHNAEEQRFIKSTKGQWRPLLRHSISCSGIPSSTSLDSLFSSSLSPFSAASPTFSPSASIFGSGPSSPTSSLVTLNLAPFFRPASPPSPVIQSPISVKELAQLPPYRRSEPSTECLQDCFLDKDQEISALKDCKENCSNSSEAKRLPIFSRLSD; encoded by the coding sequence GAATTGATGTCTCTTCTGTCTGAGAGGAGATTTAACATTAGTCCTACTGAAGAACAGGAAAGCACCTATTTGTCTTGCCCTATCaacttaaataaaaatgagaagaGTTGGAAGAAATTAACAGAATTCAGTGTTGAAACTAAGGAGAGATTATGGAACTGCAACAACCAGCTTTCTGTCCCAAGTCCCCTCTGCCGCATCCCTTTCCTAGCTGACCGCTCTGTAAGTATGATTGAAGAGAGCAAAAATCTCTTGTCTCCACCCAAGCCACTCTCTTCCCGATACAAGACTGAACTTTGCCGTACTTTCCATGAGATTGGTTCTTGCAAGTATGGCTCAAAGTGCCAATTTGCACATGGGTCTGAAGAGCTCAGAGGGCTCAACCGACACCCCAAGTACAAGACAGAGCTGTGCCAAACTTACCACACTATTGGCTTCTGCCCATATGGATCTCGCTGCCACTTTATCCACAATGCAGAAGAGCAAAGGTTCATTAAGAGTACAAAGGGCCAGTGGCGTCCACTTCTGAGGCACAGTATAAGCTGCTCAGGAATCCCTTCTTCCACTTCTTTAGATTCCCTCTTTTCATCCTCACTCTCTCCCTTTTCTGCAGCTTCTCCCACGTTTTCCCCTTCTGCGTCCATTTTTGGCTCTGGCCCATCCTCTCCGACTTCTTCTCTTGTGACACTTAATTTGGCACCTTTCTTTCGCCCAGCATCGCCCCCATCACCAGTCATACAAAGCCCCATCTCTGTAAAGGAGTTGGCCCAGCTGCCACCCTACAGGAGGTCAGAACCAAGCACTGAATGCCTCCAGGACTGTTTTTTAGATAAGGATCAAGAGATTAGTGCTTTGAAAGACTGCAAGGAGAACTGTAGCAATTCTAGTGAAGCCAAACGTCTCCCAATTTTCAGCCGCCTGTCTGATTAA